The Fulvivirga maritima genome segment TTCGCAGTACTTATCTTGCAATATAGTTTTAGCCATTTCTCTGATACTCTCTGTCGGACTTATCAACGAACATATAGTAATTACACCGTTTGCCGCTAATAGTTTAGAAGCTTCTGCTGCTCTTCTAATATTTTCTGTTCTATCTTCCTCTGAAAAGCCTAGATTATTGTTGAGTCCGGTACGAAGATTGTCTCCGTCTAGCAAAGCTGTAAGAAAACCTTCTTCATGCAATTTGTTCTCCAGCCCTCTGGCAATAGTGCTCTTCCCTGAGCCTGAAAGGCCCACCATCCAAATTACGATAGATTTCTGATTTAACAGCTCTTCTTTCTTTGAAGTACTAAGAATAGTATCAAATATAGGGTGAATGTTGTCAGCCATTGATTAAAATTTAAACGCCAAAAATACAATTAATTCAGTTAATTAATAAACCATACAAGCATTTGTGTAGTTTTGTTTGCATGACAGAACAAATTAACACCCAAGAATTGATAGATTTGGCTCTGCAGGCAGGCCAGGCAATCCTTAATATTTACCATGATAAAGACCTAGCCGGTGATGTAGATTACAAAAGCGACAATTCGCCGCTTACCCTAGCTGATAAAGCATCTCACAACGTGATTATGAAAGGCTTAACTAAGCTTTACCCTAATATTCCCATCATTTCAGAAGAGGGAGAGCAGGTAGAGTATAGCGCCAGAAAAAATTATGATACATTTTGGCTAATTGATCCGCTTGATGGCACCAAAGAGTTTATCAATAGAAATGGTGAGTTCACCGTGAATATTGCACTGATCAGCAAGCAAAAACCTGTGTTCGGTATAGTTTATGCCCCTGTGCCTGATGTTGTTTACGTAGGAACTGGTGAAAGAGCATTCAAACTGGTTAATGGAAAAGAGGCTCCTTTAAAGGTGAATAATTCTACCTCTAACAGAATAGCTGTAAGAAGTAAATCTCATGCATCTCCTGAGGAAGAAATTATCCTTAAAGAATATGATGTTACTGATAGTATTTCAGTAGGTAGCTCTCTTAAGTTCTGCATGGTGGCTGAAGGCAAGGCTGATATTTACTACAGACATGGCCCTACTATGGAATGGGATACTGCCGCAGGGCAAGCTGTACTGGAAAGTGCTGGCGGTAAAGTATTTAAAGAAACAGGACCAACACCATTTACTTATAATAAAGAATCTCTTCTTAACACTGGCTTTCTAGGACTAGGCTTTTAATAAGCCTAGCGATTTAGCTTTCTGATAATTAGGAAATCTAATGTAAGCGAAAGCACCACAGAGAAGATAATTAATATTGGCAATAAAACGGCATCCTTAACATTCATACAGATTATAGCTAAAAGTATATAAACGATGTTGAGGAAGCCCAAAGCCAATGCTGTTTGAGAATGCTTCATACCCAACCTCATTAATGCATGGTGGATATGGTTCTTGTCAGGAGCAAATGGAGACTGCTTTTTAGATAGCCTTAAAATGAAGATACGCAACGTATCAAACAAAGGAATAATAACTACACAAATTCCAGAAGTAATAGAGGCTCTAAATCGAAAGGGGCTATCTACCGGCAAATTATAATTGGCATCTATAAAAGTAATCACCAAGACTGAAAACAAGAAGCCGAGCACTAGCGCACCCGTATCTCCCATAAAAATTTTTGAAGGCTCCCAGTTAAAAGTTAGAAAGGCCACCACAGCACCTGCAACACTTAGTGCCAACAAAGCTACCCAAGGCTGATCTATCAGGTAGAACCAAATGCCAAAGCTTCCTAACGCTATGGTAGCTATAGTTCCTGCTAAACCATCTAGACCATCTATAAGATTAAAGGAGTTAGTAACCACTATAAAAGTAAAGATAGTTAATAGATAACTGGCTACTTCGTTAAGTTCATTAATACCAAAAAGGCCATATAATGAATGTAATCTTACACCGGAGAAGAGCACTACAATTGAAGAAGCGATCAGCTGCCCAATGAGCTTATTCAAAGGCCTAAGCGGCACAATATCATCCCTCATACCTACCAGAAAGATGATGCCCGTACCCGCTAATATATATTTGAAATACTCAAACCCCTCAAGTGGGAGCCAAACGAGGAGAGCCACAAAAAAGCCAGAAAAGATACCTATCCCTCCCATAGAAGGAGTGATCTTTTTATGAATCTTTCTTCTCCCCGGCGTATCCAACAACTTGCTCTTCTTCTTTGAATACTTGATGATCACCGGGATAACCAAAAAAGTGATAATAAACGATGTAGCTATCGCCAATAGTATTGCAGTCATCTAAGAATTTTTTAGATGCGCAAAGTTATGATAAATGACATTGCCAAAAAATTATTAATCTGAGATTTTAAAACTGTTAAAAAAAAGGAGACTGTTAAAAAAAGAATAAAAAACAACCCCTTTCTGTCTTAAAAAGAAAGATTCTCCCATGCAAACCAATATTATCAATACAATAAAAATTAAATATAATTTCTCTCCTTTATAATAGGCATGCCTTAAAGAAAGAAAAAGCACTAAACTAAAAGCAATTAGCCCTAAAACTCCATACTTAATAAAATAATCTAAATATTGATTATGAGAATTATATTCTTTCCTCAGTGCATTTTTTAAATCATTTTCCCTATAACATTCATTAAGAAACTGTTGGCTATCACCTGTTCCAACTCCCACCAAATAAAATTCACTATAATTTTCTAATATCACTTTCCATCGTGAGAACCTGCTCTCACCCAGCTCATATCTTAAGCTTGTGCTACCGTTGTCCTTAATTAAATTTTCAAATCTCTTTTTTGTATTGTTAGTTTCCGGGAGATTATAGATAATAAATCCAGACAATACTATTATAGCAAATATTACAGCAGTTGCATTCAAAATATTACACTTTCTAAACAACCATAATGTAAAGCTTAAAAAAACAAATAACCCCGTAATCAATATAATGCTTCTTGAAGCACATAAGTAAATTATAAATGTGATAAACAGAATAGCTATAACCAAAACAATCAAAGGAATACCTACCGGCCGATCTTTTATGCAAAAGATAATGGTTAAAGATATCATTGAAAAAAGTAGATACAACGAAAAATAAGTTGGATGTAAGCCAAGTAAAGAAAGAAAATTTAAATGGGTATTGTAATATTTAAATATTGTGACTAAGGAGCGATTTGTGAGATAAATAAAGTGTAATCTATCCAAAAGTGAAATACAAGAAGCTATTATTACAGAAACTGAGAACATTAGTAAAACCCAAATTAATTGCTCCCTTTTTAGTTTTGGGCCTGTGCCAATAATTATAGGAAATAACAAAAGTGCAAAAGACTTTTCAACTGTAAAAAGTCCCTTAGAAATTGTAGAGGTCCAAATCAATCCAACAACACTTATAATAAAAAGACTAATAAACATTAAAATCGAATATCTCTGCTTAGCGTTAACTTGCCTTTTCTTTACTATAAGCCAAATTATAAAAAGGCCAATTATTGAAATATTACTCAAAACAATGCCAAATGGCATTACAAAAGCAACACAAACTAACCCCAAAAAGTATAACCTTTCCAATTTTAGACACTCTCGCTCCACCTATAAACTTTTATTAATTTTAAGTTTAATCACGTTTCTGATAAATTTAGGAATGCCTATAACTGTACGCTTCCAATACTTCCTTGGATCATGAAATAAGCGTACCATCCATTCCAATCCAAGTTTTCTAATAGCACGTGACCCTCTAGGTTTTTCTCCAGAAAAAAGAGCATACAAATCACCCACCGCTTGAACCACATTACAATTCAGCTTATCAATATTTTTATATATCCAAATCTCCTGTTTCGGCGATCCCATTCCCACCCATAGAATATCGGGACTACATTCATTAATTTCTTTAAAAATCTTGGGGTCATCAACATCTTCATAGCCATTTTTACAACCAACAATTTGCAATCCAGGATAAAGGAACTCCAATTCTACCAAAGCCTTATTTAATCTTTCTGTTGTAGATCCTAAAAAAAAAATTTTCCACCCTCTTTCATTACATTCCTCCAAAAAATCAAATCCGTAATCAGTCCAATTAAACCTTTCCCTTAATGGCATTTTCAAAACCTTAGATGCTGAAAAAACACCAATACCATCCGGGTGTACTATATCGGCCTCATTTATCGAATCACAGAATAACGAATCTGACGAAGCTCGATTCAGTGTATTGGCATTTGCATAAACAATTGTGAGTTTATCATCACTAAATATAGCATTGTCAATGCACTCTAACATAATTTCATAATTAACATTAGAAACCTTAATAGGACCAATATTAACATGTTCAATTCCTCTACATATGATTTTTTCTGTCATTTTATTCTAGACTTTTATAAATCTTCAATAACTCAATAGCTACAGATTCCATATCTAGCTTTAGTTTAACAATGGACTCTCTATATTTATTTTCAGCAATATTCTTCTTAAAGCTTTTATCAACAAGGGCGGCTAAGTCACGAGGGTTATTTGAGTCACTAACGAAGCAACCTTCCAAGCCGTTAACTAATTCCCTAACATTTCCAACGTCTGTAGAAACTACAGAAGTATTGCAACTTAAACTTTCCTTCACTGAATTCGGCGACCCTTCGAAGTCAGAAGTTAATAAATGTAACTCTGCCGCATTAAAATAAAGGGGAACCAAATCTCTTTCAACCTTTATTAATAGAAGCTCCTCTACATCATCATATCCATATTCATCCTTTAGGATACACAGAGTTTCCTTAAAAATATCATATCTCTTTTCCCGGCGATCCCTATTATTTAAACTTGCGAATAGAATATATTTCTTACTTTGATCCAAGCCTAATTTTTCTTTTGAAGAAAATTTACCTTTAGGATAAAAGAAATCCATATTCACGCCGTTTGGCAGATAATAACTGTTAGGGTCATCTTTAAATTTACCGGGAATCCCCTTTTTAAAAATTCTTATATCACTATTTAAAGAGACATACCTAAAAAGCCTTTCACCAACCAATTTATTGAATCCAAAATTAGGAAGTATCAATTCTTTACCTCCATCACTTAAAAAAGAAACTAAGACCTTAGTATGTGCAGGTTTAATTAATAATACCACTAAAGCGGCCAATAAGTGATGACAATGAATGACATTATACTTCGGCAAGATAGAACGAAGCTCCTTATAGGCTTTATAATACGCTTTCTTTCCCTCTTCCTTACCATTAATAACATATAAATCGAATTCACAGTTTAACTTCCGTAAGGAATTCAACTGTTCCTTAACAAATATACCATGAAGTGGAAATTTTTCTGTAGGGTAAGCATTTGTGACTTGCAAAATATTAACCATGCAACTTATTATTTTTTTCGACCGTAAGTATCCCTAAATAGATGATGAATATAAAAAAAGCCACTGTGAATAATGTATCACCTAAAAAAAAACCAAGTAGAAAATAATAGAAAAAAATATATATCTCTTCCATTTCTAATTGCTTGATTAGGATTGTAAACTTCTTGATCATGAAGGCCATGATTATTGAAAATAAAGTCATTCCTACGAGACCAGTTTCTACTAAGATTTTAACAAAATTAGAGTGAGCCTCATATCCACGTCCATCAGGGGTAGAAAAACCATTCAGTTCAGTTTCTTGTCCAAGACCACGCCCAAAAAAAAGATAATTTTGAAACCAGTCAGTAACCAAATGATACCACTGCAAAACCCTCCATTGAAAAGAACTATCAAGTTTTTTTCCTGAGATTTCAGAAATATTATAAGACGAACCTAATGTTGTTATTAATCTATCTTGTACTTCATGATTAAATGATAGGCCAATAATTAAAAACAAAAAGAGAATGATAAGTTGTATGAATTTTCTCTTATGAATTACATAATAAATGGAGAAGGCTCCTATCAAAATTACAATCGCCCGAAGAGTATCGTTAGCTGCTAAAAGAAAACAGAACAAAATAAAAGAAACTAAACATAGAAATCTTTGGTATCCCGAAGACCTAACTATTCCCACATAAAGAAAAATCACCAGTAACCCTAAAAATGTACCAAACTGCCCTTCACGCTCAAAATAACCAGATAAACGACTATGACCGTGGATGACTGTCACCTCATTACCATACAGATCAAACAAACAATAAATAAGATGAAAAGTAAAGATTATTATAAGACCACTCCAAACAACCCTACTTGGCAAAAATTTAGCGACTACTATGCCTAAGTAAAATAAGGCCAAGAGTAAAAGGTATCTAGAAAGATCATGTATTGCATTTTCAAATGGCATGCCTTGATAAAGGCTTCCTACCATACCTATACCTAAAAAAAGAATAGCTATAACCAGAATTATTAAATTATTAACCTTTATTGGAGTGGAAGAATCACTATAAAGGTATAAGAATAATACCCCTAGACTAACTGCTCCGAACAATAGGTTATAAATTGAATTATTTAATAAATATGTAAATCTCAAAGTTGTAAGGACAAACAACATTAAGGCAATCACAAAATTAACTAAATAATAACTTGAAGCTTTTTTGATCATTTAACTATTTCTTTTCATCCTGTTTTTATACAAAACAAATGTTCTCATAGTATATAAGAGATGCAATAACAGATCAAAACTACATCTTCTTATTTCCTTCTGTAACGACAAATACAAACGATTATATTCACTGCGTTTTTCTAACAAGTCAAAATTAACTTTAAACATTTGTTGGGAAAATTTCTCCAAACCTTCTCTATAGTCAACATCAAGAATTGAGCGCCTGATTTTTAAGTATGACTTCTCAACAATATCTTCATTTACCTCGTTTCTTGGAGAAAAGTTGCTTTTTGAGACACTTTGAAATGTCATATCATCAACTAGAACAGGTATATCACTCCCTAATACTGGGGTAAGTATAACCTTCCCCAGACTAGCGGCCTCCATTAAGCCACGCCCAGTACCAATCACGTAATTAGATACATTAATCAGTTCACTTGCATTTTTAGTAAATTCATCTTCCGTCACAAAATGAACGTAGGATGGAGATGAATCAGATAGGTTCTGAAATATATCATGATCGTAAACAACCCCGACAACAAGTAAGGTACACGTTTGACCATCCCTTCTCAATCGTTCTACTAAATTAATACTTTGTTTAATACTACTTTCATATGCTTCGCCAATTCTAGCAACACGTAGGAAGACAACACCATCAAGGTTAATTCTTGTTTTAAGTTTATTAATTCTCAATTTATCTGGTCGCACCTGTATCACTCTATTTGGAATAAGGTATCTCTTCCCATTACTATATCTAGCTCTATGCTCAAAAAACAGATCATTTTCTTTTGAAAAATTTATCATCGCATCAAATTTAGGGAAATAATGGGGTGGATTAGGGCCTCCACATTTAGTTAAAATAACCCCCACTCTGAACTTAGTATTTAAAAATCTAGCGAATAAATAGGCATGAATATCAAAAGCATGAATTACGTCTGGCTTAATTTCTTTAAAAATTCTATGTAATTGATGCATTGCAGTTGAAAAATCACACCCTCTACAATAAACGAAATCGTTCCGCAATTCTACACCTTCCAATATTTTGTATGGCTTAAGACCTATTACTGCGATACTTGGCTCTACAACTGATGATAGTGCTTTAATCGTGGTTAGCATACTATATGTATGTCCACCACCAATTTCCTTTCCTAAATTTGAAATTAGGTATAAAACCTTCATTTAATTTTTAAGATTTTATAGAATTGTTGCAATTCATATTTACTAATCATTATTATTGACTTATACGGTAACGAATGGATTCTTCTGTAAAAGATAATTATTAGAACCACACTCGCAAAGTAACTAACATTAGTTGCTATTGCCGCTCCAATGACTCCTTTTGATGGTATCAGAATTATATTTAAAACTATGTTTAGCATTACTGCTGGAATAAAAACTTTTAACGCAATGTCCGGTCTCCCAATTCCTGCTAACTGACTATTTAAAACTTTAAAAATCACGAAAATCAATATGCCAGGTAAGAGGTATTGAATAACTAATACACTCGACGAAAACTCTTTACCATAAATAATCGGTATAAAAATTGGGGCCAAGAAATACGCTAAAAAACACATGAAAAATCCTAGAATAAAAGAAATTTTAAGAATTACTAAGACTTCGTTAGTATTCTCCAAAGAATTTTTAGAATTGGCAGTTCGAGCCAAGATTACGGTTCCTATAGCAGTAGGTACAAGCCAAATTTGTTCCACAAGATTTACACCCAAAGTGTAATTGCCAATTTCAGCAGACGAAACCCATCGATCCAAGAGCAATATGTCCAGCTTGTAATTCAACTGTACAAAGAAAAGAGCTAAAGCATAAACAAATCCCTTTTTTAGCAAACTCTTTATTAGAACAATGCTCACTCCAAATTCTATTTCATACCTCTTGGTTATAATAATAAAAGCATAAATAGATAAAAAAAGATTTGATGCAAGTAAAACCAATATTGCTCCAACAACCTCCATCTTCAAATAATGAACAAGCACAATAACACCTATACAGTTAATTACAGGTGGCACCCAATTCAGATGATTAAATTCTTTATAAGATTGCTTTGCCAATAAAATCCCACTTGAATAGGAAATCCATAATTTAGAGGGTATAAACAGACATATTAAAAGGCTGAGCATAACACTTGAGCTCATATTTAAAGCAAATATTATACTAAAGCACGCAATAAAGCTTATAATACTTGCTCCCAAAAAAATGTTAATCATTGCAGATATCACATCTTTAGTTGAATTCATTGTATTACTTAGGTGATAAATAGCAGACTGTTTAATACCCAACTCTGCGATACTAAAAATAATAGTTGGAACCACCAGCAAAGTTGACAATAAACCTCTACCTTCTGCTCCTAATAACCTCGCTAACAAAATACCAGACAAAAAATTTAAAGCTATAGAGGTGGTATTACTGAGAAATACACTTAAAAAGTTTTTAAAAAAACTGCCCACATCAATCTTACTTTGGATAAATAACTTTTGATGGCACACCCACAGCCACACAATTTTCAGGCACATCTTCCAAAACTACAGAGTTAGCCCCTACATTGACATTTTCACCTAAATGAACACCTCCAATAATCTTGGCTCCAGAGTATATAATGCAATTATTTCCGATTGTAGGATATGATTTTTCACTTGATTTCTTCCCATGGCTACCCATTGTTACTTGCTGAAAAATGGTGACGTTATTCCCTACTTTCACATTTTCACCTATAACTACCCCAAATGGGTGAGGGAATTTTATGCGAGCGCCCAACTGGGCACTAGCTGATATCTCGCTAGAAAAAATCACCTTCTGAAAATAGCCTAATACTAGATTTAAACGCCTTATTTTTGTAGTATTAACAAAATACATAACCCTATATAGAGCAAGCAACTGAAATCCCGTATGAAACATCCAAACTCCAATTCTTTTAGAAATTGATTTTCCTCCGTAGAAAATCAGATCATCTTTAATGATCTTCATGACTGAAACCATATCCGCCTTTCATTATAAACCTAAGTCAAAAAAATAACTTCTGGCTCCAGGTCAATTGAAAATTTTGCTTTTACCTCCACTTGAATAGTCTGCATTAAACTTCTAACATCCTTAGAAGATGCATTTTTATCTACTTCAATCCAATTAGCATGTTTCTCGCTTACTACAGCGGTTCCACACCGATATCCTTTTAACCCAGCTTTATCTATATACCATCCAGCCGATTTACCTCCAGCCGGCTGTTTGAATGTACTTCCTGCTGTGGCCTTAGTTAATGGTTGTTTAGCCTTTCTATCTTTTAAATTAAAAAGTGTGCGCTCCTTAATTTTATTAGCATCTGATTTATCCCCCATTCTAAATCTTGCACTTAAGATAAATAGTTCGTTTCCCAAAATAGAACTGTATCTATAGCCCAACTGAAGATCATCCTTAACCAAGGTTAATTGATTTCCCATATTGTCAATGGCCTCAATATCAACCAGTAACTCTCCTATTTCAAGAATAGTTCTTGCTGTTAAGCCAGCATTCATTACTATCCCTCCACCAACGGTACCTGGTATTCCAATCAAAAATTCATATCCGCTACATCCTAATTTTGCTGCGTATTTTGCTAGCATAGGTAAGGGGACTCCACTCTCTGCTATTATAAAATCATCCGCATTATTAATTGACCGGAGAGCTTTTTTTGTACAAATCACTAAACCATCAAGACCTTTATCGTCAATTAAAACATTAGACCCTCTGCCTAAAAAATAAACCTTGATACCATTTTGGTAACAAAAAGAAATAACGTCAGCCACTTTATCAGCCACTGGAAACCAGAAATATTTAGCTTTTCCTCCGATCTTCCAAGTCGTATAATTTGAAAGATCAATATCCCTTTTTAAATCAGGAATCAATTTTTCCAACTTTTCAATTGACTCTTTCAATCCTTCCTCCTAGATTTCTAAATTTTTCAACAAAATTATTATACCCTCTATCAATCTGCCAAGCGTCTTCAATGACAATACCTTCCTGGGAAACAAGTCCTAACAATGCTAAGGCAGCACCAGCTCGAAGATCTACCGCTCTAGCACTTCCTCCTATTATTTTACACGGTCCATTGATATTTAACAAATTACCTTCAACACTACTCTTAAATCCAACTTTTTCCATTTCCTCTGCATATTGATACCTTCCAGGGAATCTCAGATCAATAATTTTTGAATCTCCCGATGCCTGGGAAGCATAAGCAGCCATAATGGGTTGCATATCTGAATTTATCCCAGGATAAGGTCCAGTACTTATCTCTAACGGAAAACACTTTCCTCCTCTTATAATAATCGCATCATCAGATCTAAAAAACCTAGCACCACTTTCTCTTAAAAAAATTAAAGGTACTTCAAGATCTTTGAATGGAAAACCATCAATTTCTACATCTCCATTTGTCATGACAGAACCAATTAACCATGTTAGTGCCTCCATATTATCTAATATCACATTATGGTTTGTTCCAGATAAAGATTCTTTACCTTCTATTCTGATATGCTCTTGCCCATACACAGTAATTGAAGCTCCCATTTTATTTAACATTTGTATAAGATCCATTATTTCAGGCCGAATATGTGGGTTCCAAACCCTTGTAACGCCAGTAGCTAAGCAACCACAAATTATCGCATTTTCAGTTGCTCCTGTTGATCTTATCGGCAATCTAATTTCACAGCCTTGCAGCCTCCCCTTAGATTCCGCATGCAAATAGTCGCCATCCATCCAAACTTCTGCACCCATTTCCCTAAAAATCATCTCATGCAAATCATATTTTCTTTCCCCCAATTTGCACCCACCCGGTAAAGGTACCGCTCCCTTACCGTATCTAGTCAGTAGTGCCCCCAGTATCAATAATGTATTTCTGATTGACCTGCCTTCCCAGCTTAAAGTTGTAATTAGATCACTTGATTCACTAATTATAACTTCATCCTTTTTATGGTGATGAACTGTCTTCCCCAGATTCATAAGCATCTCCTCATGAACTTTTACATCCAATAAGTCTGCGGGATAATCAGTTAAATTAATGCTTTCATTGGTAAGCATCGAAGCTGCTAATAAACGCAACGCACTATTTTTTGCTCCACTAAGCTTTACCTTACCAACCAGCCTGTCAGGCTTAATATGATATTTAAAATTTTCCAAAAAAATATGCTTTTATAATAATGAAATTTTAGTGTAAAATCCTCTTAAAGGATAAAATTTAAGGTTACAGAATGAATAAGAGATCTTATAATTAAACCTAAAAGCAATATTAAATAAACCTGTATAAAGTTTCAAAAGAAAAAAACATACACCCTTCTACACCAAAAAGAATTCATGGTCACTTAAGCAATCTTATTACTATAATAGTAGTAAAATAATAAGCGAATTAATACTATAGACTATCAATTTATACTTTGCGATCTTCAGCTATTTTCTCCTCCATATTCTATAACTAAGTAGGAGACAATAATATTTTCACGAAAACATCTTATATTCAATCATTTATTTTCAAAAAATGACAATAATAAAAGCTGTCAATAATGTACATATTATTACGCTGCGCTTTCAGTCAATATATCCCCTTATTACGAATAAGACTAATCAACAATTGTATTTTTTTAAATACCAGTTGATGGTGCGTTTTATGCCGGTATCAAAATTTTCATCGGCTTTCCAGCCCAGGTCATTTTCTAGTTTGGTGGCATCTATAGCATAACGACGGTCATGTCCGGCACGATCTTTTACATAGGTAATTTGAGATTTGTAAGATTGGTCTCCTTCTTTAGGATGTAATTCATCAAGGATAGCACAAATGGTGTTAACTACTTCATTATTATTGCGCTCATTTCTACCTCCAATATTATAGGTTTCTCCAACTACTCCTTTATGAAACACAAGGTCTATGCCTTTACAATGATCAAGCACATATAACCAGTCTCTGATGTTTTTACCGTCACCATAAATAGGAATGCCTTCTCCATTAAGGGCTTTCCTGATGATTACTGGTATCAGCTTTTCATCATGCTGCTTAGGACCGTAGTTATTAGAACAGTTAGTTGTAACTACATTCATCCCATAAGTATGAAAATAACTTCTCACCAACAGGTCACTGCTAGCTTTAGACGCAGAATAAGGGCTATTAGGTGCATAAGGAGTTTCTTCAGTAAATAGACCTGTTTCTCCTAGAGTACCATATACTTCATCGGTTGAGATATGATGAAAACGAGCATTTTCAAATTCGTTCTTTTTCTTAAATGGCTCGTCCATCCAGGTATTTCGAGCAACATCTAATAGCGTAAAAGTGCCATTAATGTTAGTGTTAATAAATGCCTCTGGACCTGAGATGGAGTTATCCACATGAGATTCTGCTGCAAAGTGAACCACTCCTTGAAATTTATATTCATTGAAGAGTTTTTCTATAAGAGATCGATCACAGATATCTCCCTGAACAAAGGTATACCTGTCTGAACCTTCTACCTCTGTTAGGTTAGATAAGTCTCCGGCATAGGTAAGTTTATCTAAATTTACCAAATGGTAATCTGGATATGACTCCAAAAAGTAGGGAACAAAATTAGATCCGATAAATCCTGCTCCCCCTGTAATCAATATATTTTTTTTCATTATTCTCCTGCGATTTTCATTAAGTACTGTCCGTACTGATTTTTCAATAAAGTTTTGGCTGCTTCTTTTAATTGTTCTTTATTTATGTAGCCCTTTCTAAAAGCTATTTCTTCCAGACATGCTATTTTTAACCCTTGTCTCTCTTCAATAGATTCTACAAAATTGCCTGCCTGAAT includes the following:
- a CDS encoding UDP-N-acetylglucosamine 1-carboxyvinyltransferase, with the translated sequence MENFKYHIKPDRLVGKVKLSGAKNSALRLLAASMLTNESINLTDYPADLLDVKVHEEMLMNLGKTVHHHKKDEVIISESSDLITTLSWEGRSIRNTLLILGALLTRYGKGAVPLPGGCKLGERKYDLHEMIFREMGAEVWMDGDYLHAESKGRLQGCEIRLPIRSTGATENAIICGCLATGVTRVWNPHIRPEIMDLIQMLNKMGASITVYGQEHIRIEGKESLSGTNHNVILDNMEALTWLIGSVMTNGDVEIDGFPFKDLEVPLIFLRESGARFFRSDDAIIIRGGKCFPLEISTGPYPGINSDMQPIMAAYASQASGDSKIIDLRFPGRYQYAEEMEKVGFKSSVEGNLLNINGPCKIIGGSARAVDLRAGAALALLGLVSQEGIVIEDAWQIDRGYNNFVEKFRNLGGRIERVN
- a CDS encoding oligosaccharide flippase family protein — protein: MGSFFKNFLSVFLSNTTSIALNFLSGILLARLLGAEGRGLLSTLLVVPTIIFSIAELGIKQSAIYHLSNTMNSTKDVISAMINIFLGASIISFIACFSIIFALNMSSSVMLSLLICLFIPSKLWISYSSGILLAKQSYKEFNHLNWVPPVINCIGVIVLVHYLKMEVVGAILVLLASNLFLSIYAFIIITKRYEIEFGVSIVLIKSLLKKGFVYALALFFVQLNYKLDILLLDRWVSSAEIGNYTLGVNLVEQIWLVPTAIGTVILARTANSKNSLENTNEVLVILKISFILGFFMCFLAYFLAPIFIPIIYGKEFSSSVLVIQYLLPGILIFVIFKVLNSQLAGIGRPDIALKVFIPAVMLNIVLNIILIPSKGVIGAAIATNVSYFASVVLIIIFYRRIHSLPYKSIIMISKYELQQFYKILKIK
- the murB gene encoding UDP-N-acetylmuramate dehydrogenase: MKESIEKLEKLIPDLKRDIDLSNYTTWKIGGKAKYFWFPVADKVADVISFCYQNGIKVYFLGRGSNVLIDDKGLDGLVICTKKALRSINNADDFIIAESGVPLPMLAKYAAKLGCSGYEFLIGIPGTVGGGIVMNAGLTARTILEIGELLVDIEAIDNMGNQLTLVKDDLQLGYRYSSILGNELFILSARFRMGDKSDANKIKERTLFNLKDRKAKQPLTKATAGSTFKQPAGGKSAGWYIDKAGLKGYRCGTAVVSEKHANWIEVDKNASSKDVRSLMQTIQVEVKAKFSIDLEPEVIFLT
- the rfbB gene encoding dTDP-glucose 4,6-dehydratase — protein: MKKNILITGGAGFIGSNFVPYFLESYPDYHLVNLDKLTYAGDLSNLTEVEGSDRYTFVQGDICDRSLIEKLFNEYKFQGVVHFAAESHVDNSISGPEAFINTNINGTFTLLDVARNTWMDEPFKKKNEFENARFHHISTDEVYGTLGETGLFTEETPYAPNSPYSASKASSDLLVRSYFHTYGMNVVTTNCSNNYGPKQHDEKLIPVIIRKALNGEGIPIYGDGKNIRDWLYVLDHCKGIDLVFHKGVVGETYNIGGRNERNNNEVVNTICAILDELHPKEGDQSYKSQITYVKDRAGHDRRYAIDATKLENDLGWKADENFDTGIKRTINWYLKKYNC
- a CDS encoding serine O-acetyltransferase — its product is MKIIKDDLIFYGGKSISKRIGVWMFHTGFQLLALYRVMYFVNTTKIRRLNLVLGYFQKVIFSSEISASAQLGARIKFPHPFGVVIGENVKVGNNVTIFQQVTMGSHGKKSSEKSYPTIGNNCIIYSGAKIIGGVHLGENVNVGANSVVLEDVPENCVAVGVPSKVIYPK